AATTTAACATCTACCCAAAAATGAAATCGTTTACAAAAATGATCGAAACGGGGGATGACGGTTTTAAAGGGCCAGAACTGGATCCTGAAGATACGGCAATCATACTCTATACTTCCGGAACAACGGGGAAACCAAAGGGGGCCATGCTCACACATACCAATATCTACTCCAATGCACATGATATTGGTGAATATTTAAAAATCTCGGAAAGTGACCGTGTCATTACGACATTGCCAATGTTCCATGTTTTCAGTTTAACGGTAGTTGTGAATGCCCCATTGATAAGCGGAGGTACGCTTTTAATTGTCCCGCAATTCAGTCCAAAGGAAATATTCAGGCAAATCAAAAAATATGATGCAACCGTTTTTGCTGGAGTGCCTACGATGTATAACTTTCTTTTCCAATATCCAGATGCGAATGAAGATGCTTTGAAGTCGTTACGAATATGCATATCGGGAGGATCCGCAATGCCTGTGTCCCTTCTTGAATCATTCGAGCGAAAATTTAATGTCAGGGTTTCAGAAGGATATGGCTTATCCGAAGCTTCCCCAGTTACCTGCTTCAATCCTTTGGATCGTCCAAGGAAGTCGGGATCCATCGGAACCTCCATCCTTAGGGTGGAAAACAAAGTGGTCAATGAGCTTGGAGAAGAAGTGCAAATCAATGAGGTAGGAGAATTGGTTGTCAGAGGTCCGAATGTAATGAAGGGCTATTATAAAATGCCTGAAGAATCAGCCGCTGTCTTGAAAAATGGTTGGTTATATACAGGCGATTTAGCCAGGATGGATGATGAAGGCTATTTTTTCATTGTAGATCGTAAAAAGGAGCTTATCATCGTCGGTGGTTATAATGTCTATCCACGTGAAGTGGAGGAGGTTCTGTATGCCCATCCTGAAGTAGTTGAGGCAGCAGCCCTAGGCGTTCCCGATCCCAATCAAGGGGAAGTGGTTAAGTGCTATGTGGTAAAGAAAAACAATGCATTGACAGAGGAAGAACTGCTTGCCTATTGCATGGAACATTTGGCCAAATATAAAGTACCGGCAAAAATTGAGTTTTTGGCTGAACTTCCAAAAAACGCGACTGGTAAAATTTTACGTCGCTCTTTGAAAAACCATGTACTGCAAAACTGAATTTCATTGATCATAAGGAGATCATTGCCTATATCCGGCAATGGTCCTTTTTTTGTACAACCAAAGTGTATCATGCTGCATAAAATATATTGGAGAATCTTAAAACCTTGATTCTTGTTTCGAAAAGAGTTATGATTGTCATTAAAAATTTCCACATAATTGTAAGGAGGGGTTAGATGAGAGATGTAAAGCTTTTGGATATTTTTACACATCCCATTGCTCAAAAATACTTGAACCGTTCAGGTCTGGCACATGCGATTGCGGTAGCATACCATGCGTTTCACTTAGCAAACGAGTATAATGTCGACCCTGATATTGCTGCTAAAGCTGGACTTTTGCATGATATGGGTCATTTCACCTGGTATCGCAATGGTAAATGGGATTATGATTTGTATAAACAAAATGATATTCACCCCATCAAAGGTGCAGAACGAGCACATAAACTTTTAATCCGCTTGGGGGAAAACCCGATAAAGGCAAAGACCATTTCCCTCGCCATTTTATTTCACACCGATTCGTTCTTACCTTCAAATGATATTATTCGTACACCGCTTCAGCAAGTCGTCAAATGGGCCGACGAAAAAGATGAAGAAGAAGGTGGAAAACACCATTATCGCAAAATTGATTTTCCCCGGGCACAGGAGAGCATCATGAAACTTGATACGCTCATAGATGAGGAACAAAGAAGAAGGCTATCATCCTGAAGACAAACGGGTGATAGCCTTTTTACTGTCAGGAGGTACACTTTTTAAGCATTTTACAGTTTAAATTTGTTATCAGGTGAATTAATGATGTAAAGTATAGACCAATAGAACTATTAGCGCGGGCAATTATAAAAAATTATCGGATTAATAACAATAATGAAAGTAACAGGTGATGTTATGAAGTCGATTAAGCTATTGATATATGGTGGTCAGGGAAGATTTGAGGAATTCATCGAAAAAGAAGAAGACATTAAGGCCATAGGGGTGACTGGAAGTGAAATGGACCTTCTTGATTTTAATCACACATCATCAGTCATGCCAGATGTCATTCTTATTGATGCCCGGTCATCTGGGAAGTATGGACAGGAAGTCATGCCGATCCTAAAGGTAAAACATCCATCCACTCCTTTCCTCATTTTTACTGACTATTCAGAAGATCATTATCTTATCGAAGCGATATGCCATGGTGCAGCAGGTTATGTGTTACAGGATGGCGGAATGAAACAAGTGCTGTCGGCAATCCGTCAATGTGCCAACGGTCAGATAGTTTATCCCGCCTCATTTAAATCAATTTTAATGAAGAAGCTGCAGCAGGATGTTGAAAGATCACCAGTAACTTTGGATAAGGCAATCGAAAAATTGGGGGCCTTTTCTAAACGCGAGTATGAACTGCTTATCCTGCTGACCCAAGGTGAAACAAATCAGCAAATCTCAAAAAAACTTTTTCTATCCATCGGCACGGTAAAAAACTATATAAGCCGTATTTACAAAAAACTGAATGTTAATAATCGACCGGAGCTTATGGCACTTTTGTATAGTTTTCAAAAAAGCGGGATGAAGGGATGACTACTCATGCCCGCTGTTCCGTTAGTCGGCTTCATTATCGATTTCGCATTCCAAAAAATTTGATGAAACGATTTACATCAAGGTAATTAGGTGCCGGCAAAGGGATAAAGTCGTCGTTACCTTAAACCTCCAAAGCCCTCCGTTTTTTTAAAAATATCTCTGCATATTCATCATTTCATCTCCTCGATGTCAATATTATCCCGGAAGTACATTTTTGACTGAAGGTGTATTCTGTGAAATCTTAAGGTTGATAATAAAGAAGAAAAAATAAAAAAATGATGGAGATTGAAAGGAATAAATAATATAGAAGGGAAATGCGGTTCTAACCTGTCCATTTTGGATTAAACTATTAAGAGGAGATTCGTTTAAGGAGGGGCATCATGGTTAGAAAATGGGCTGGAAGAGCGATTCTGTTATATATCCTTTATGCAGCGGCGATGTATTGGTATATTTTTTATGGAGCTGATACCTCGATTCCCGAAGCTTTGCGTGGAACTGCAGCAGATCCTGCAACATTTCTGAATGCAAGGGAACTAAAGCTTAGCGAAGAGTATTCAGGACTGCGGAATTTTATTTTTTTCGTATCCAGGCCATATGAATGGCTGCTGTATTTCTTCATTTTATTATTTGGTTTTTCAAAAGCATTTGAAAAGTCGTCAATGGCAGTCTCGAAATGGAAAGCGGTCAGAACGGGCATCTACTTATTCTGGCTTTCCGTTATTTCTTACCTGGCACTGTTTCCAATCAGTTTCATCGGATATCGGATGAGCAGGAGTTACCATATAAGCACACAAAGTTTCACCTCGTGGATGAAGGATGGAGTCATCGAATTCTGGGTGAATTTCGGGATGATGTTCATCATCGTGTCCGTTTTGTATTGGTTAATGAAGAAAAGTGTGAAGAAGTGGTGGCTCTATGCTTGGATGTTGTCCATTCCATTTACCTTGTTTCTGATGTTTGTACAGCCTGTATTGATTGATCCGCTATATAATGAATTCTATCCGCTCAAAAATAAAGAGCTGGAAACGGAAATATTGGCACTTGCCTCACAGGCTGAAATTCCTGCTGAACACGTGTATGAAGTAAATATGGCGGAAAAGACAAATGCCTTGAATGCATACGTGACCGGCATAGGTTCCAACTCAAGAATAGTCCTTTGGGATACGACCCTGCACAAACTGAAGGAAGATGAAATCCTTTTTATCATGGCACATGAAATGGCTCATTATGTGGAAAAGCATATTTATATAGGGATTGCAGGTTATTTAGGACTGACTTTAATCGGTTTGTGGATGACATCGAAAATCATGAACTTTATCATTAAACGCTGGGGCCATCTGTTAAAGGTTCGTTCTATTGACAGCATTTCTTCTCTTCCTTTATTTCTCTTAATAACGTCTGTGCTGCTCTTTGCTTCGAGTCCGCTGTCCAATTATGTTTCCAGATATCAAGAAACAAGGGCTGACCGTTATGCCATTGAAATGACCGGGGATAAAGAATCAGCAATCACGACGTTCCAGGAACTCACGAGGTCGGGTTTGAGTCAAGTCAACCCACCATTCCTGGTTAAATGGCTGCGGTATTCCCATCCAACCATGCTCGAGCGGATTTCAACGGTTGAAAATACAGATACAAAGGGTGATTGAAAGCCAGCTGAAAACCAGCTGGCTTTTTTCTTCTATATCGGAAAAATGTAAGTTTGTAAGTTGTTTTCAGAAAAAACTATTATTTTTAAAAACCTAAGGTTCTCTACTATAATAAATTAAATTCCCAGTTCGTTTTAAGGAGATCGGATATGTATAATGTACTTTTGATCACTATGGGCTCAGTGCTTGTTGCAGTAGCCTATAACTTATTTTTGATACCTCATTTAATTTTAAGCAGCGGACTTAGTGGACTTGCGATTATGTTCGGAATCATCACTCCGGTCAACACAGGGATATTGAATTTTCTGTTGAACCTGCCATTGCTGATTCTTGGATACTTGAAATTAGGGAGACGCTTTATCACCTATACGATATTATCAGTTGTCGTGATATCCGTCAGTTTATACCTCATTCCAGTTCACGGAATATCCACTGATCCGATTTTGTCTTCTTTATTTGGCGGAATCATATCGGGATTCGGTATAGGCATCATCTTTCGTGCTTCAGGTTCTTCAGGCGGTTTTGATATCATTGCCATGCTTTTGGCTAAGAAGAGCGACTTTCCACTTGGTACATTGCTTTCGGTGATGAATGCAGTTGTGGTGGTTATCTCAGGCTTCATCTTTGGTTGGGATGCCGCATTATATACGCTGATTTCCATTTATGCAGCAGGAAAGGTGATCGATACGATCCATTCCAATCACATTAAATTAACATTGATGATCGTTACCAAAAAGAGTGACGAAATGAAAACCAAGCTCTTGACCAACCTTTATCGTGGAATTACAGTCATGGATGGTGAAGGTGCATATTCAGGAGAAAAGAGTAAAGTAATGATGACAGTCATTACACGTTATCAGTTAACCGATGTAAAAACGATGATAAAAGAAGTGGATCCGAATGCTTTTGTCAATATAACCGAAACAGCCGAGGTCATGGGGATGTTTCATAAAGAGTGATGATAATTAGAAAAGCCTCCCAATATTATGGGAGGCTTTTCTGATCATTAGGCTTTTTTATTCATGCATTTTAATTGCCGAACTGTTTTAGTAAAACGTTCATTTCAGAACTTAGTTTTAAGAATAAAGGTTTGTTTTTCATATCCAAGGCTTCATCGATCTGTTTTGCAAGGATATTCTTTTTGGTAGTAAGGACGGCTTCCTGAATAATCATATCAATTAACATTTCCTGAACCACGGCATCGTTTTTCATTTCGCTCATTGATAAGGACTTCACTGACTCTGAATAAGATTTTTCATTTTTCAAAGTTACCACCCCTGACCCTTTTTATTATTATATGGATTTGAGCGGATAAAATCAACTGAAAATTTAAAAAATTTAAACATTAATAGAGAATGTGTCATTTAGATGACGAAAAAGCCACTAAATAAAAGAATTCTTAATTTTTCGTGAACTCCCTTTTTATGTTTTAGGGTTGTGCTATTATAGTGAGTAATTTAACATACATTTACTATTCCCCTTCACTCTTCTTAGACAATGGGGAATGGAGGGGTACAAGCAATCAAGAGTATAAGCTTCGGTAAAGTAAAAGCGGTGTTTAGTAATGAGGAAGAGGTGGATTAAAAATGAAGGAAAACAATCAGGGAATCATCGAGGAATATGAAATCACGCCACATACACTAATGGTTTCGCCAATCAATTATGGCAGTAAAATATATTCCCGTATCGTTGAAATGGAGGACGAGTTCATCTCCCCGTTTAAACCCATGGAAATAATAAAGAAAAGCTGTGAGTTCTTCGGATCAAGTTATGAAGGACGCAAGCAAGGCACGAAACAGCTCATAAACATCACACATAAAGCACCGATCGCGATTGATCCGACCAGTTCGATTTTCTTCTTTCCGACTACATCTCCGTTGCGTCCTCAATGCATCTGGCTATCACATGAGCATGTGGCATCCTATGATCGCCTGGATTCCAAACATACAACCATCACATTCAGGAATAGACAAACTATCGATATAGCAGTATCATGCAGTTCTTTCGAAAACCAGCTGCACCGGACATCTTTTTTAAAAACGAAATTGATCCAGAGAATTGAGGAGACAAAGAGGAAATCCTTCTATCTGTTTTCCGATGCAAATGGGGCAAAGGCTTCAGAGGTAATGTCAAAGTATATACCGCGTTAGTGGGGTTTCAGGGATAATCATAAAAGAATGCAAACGGGATTCATTCAAAATTAAAGCAAGCCCTTCTTATTAAAGAAGGGCCCCGGAATTAATCCTCAAATAATTCATCCATTAAATCGTCAATCTCTTTTCTTAACTGCTTAGTGCCTTCTTTGGAAATGGTGATCGTATTACCATCGATAATCAGCATATCTCCTACTTTTGCTCCCTTGGGAAGAGCGCTTTTAGGAAAATCCTTCATGTCGCCACCTTCGATTTCAACGACAGCGATCTTTCCCTCGAAGCGATCGATAATTCCTTGTACCATTTATTTCACCGTCTTTACAGT
The DNA window shown above is from Peribacillus sp. FSL P2-0133 and carries:
- a CDS encoding M48 family metallopeptidase gives rise to the protein MVRKWAGRAILLYILYAAAMYWYIFYGADTSIPEALRGTAADPATFLNARELKLSEEYSGLRNFIFFVSRPYEWLLYFFILLFGFSKAFEKSSMAVSKWKAVRTGIYLFWLSVISYLALFPISFIGYRMSRSYHISTQSFTSWMKDGVIEFWVNFGMMFIIVSVLYWLMKKSVKKWWLYAWMLSIPFTLFLMFVQPVLIDPLYNEFYPLKNKELETEILALASQAEIPAEHVYEVNMAEKTNALNAYVTGIGSNSRIVLWDTTLHKLKEDEILFIMAHEMAHYVEKHIYIGIAGYLGLTLIGLWMTSKIMNFIIKRWGHLLKVRSIDSISSLPLFLLITSVLLFASSPLSNYVSRYQETRADRYAIEMTGDKESAITTFQELTRSGLSQVNPPFLVKWLRYSHPTMLERISTVENTDTKGD
- a CDS encoding YitT family protein — translated: MYNVLLITMGSVLVAVAYNLFLIPHLILSSGLSGLAIMFGIITPVNTGILNFLLNLPLLILGYLKLGRRFITYTILSVVVISVSLYLIPVHGISTDPILSSLFGGIISGFGIGIIFRASGSSGGFDIIAMLLAKKSDFPLGTLLSVMNAVVVVISGFIFGWDAALYTLISIYAAGKVIDTIHSNHIKLTLMIVTKKSDEMKTKLLTNLYRGITVMDGEGAYSGEKSKVMMTVITRYQLTDVKTMIKEVDPNAFVNITETAEVMGMFHKE
- a CDS encoding IDEAL domain-containing protein, whose translation is MKNEKSYSESVKSLSMSEMKNDAVVQEMLIDMIIQEAVLTTKKNILAKQIDEALDMKNKPLFLKLSSEMNVLLKQFGN
- a CDS encoding response regulator transcription factor, with amino-acid sequence MKSIKLLIYGGQGRFEEFIEKEEDIKAIGVTGSEMDLLDFNHTSSVMPDVILIDARSSGKYGQEVMPILKVKHPSTPFLIFTDYSEDHYLIEAICHGAAGYVLQDGGMKQVLSAIRQCANGQIVYPASFKSILMKKLQQDVERSPVTLDKAIEKLGAFSKREYELLILLTQGETNQQISKKLFLSIGTVKNYISRIYKKLNVNNRPELMALLYSFQKSGMKG
- a CDS encoding fatty acid--CoA ligase family protein, yielding MNLSEQLHQMALKKADKPAYYFMDQSTSYGELDKAVTKFADELHRLGVSKGDNIALLLGNSPHFIISLYGAMRAGATVIPVNPIYTPDEIGYILNNGDVKVVVALDKLLPLLEKMNPILSSVEQYVICETQQDNGDISEFNIYPKMKSFTKMIETGDDGFKGPELDPEDTAIILYTSGTTGKPKGAMLTHTNIYSNAHDIGEYLKISESDRVITTLPMFHVFSLTVVVNAPLISGGTLLIVPQFSPKEIFRQIKKYDATVFAGVPTMYNFLFQYPDANEDALKSLRICISGGSAMPVSLLESFERKFNVRVSEGYGLSEASPVTCFNPLDRPRKSGSIGTSILRVENKVVNELGEEVQINEVGELVVRGPNVMKGYYKMPEESAAVLKNGWLYTGDLARMDDEGYFFIVDRKKELIIVGGYNVYPREVEEVLYAHPEVVEAAALGVPDPNQGEVVKCYVVKKNNALTEEELLAYCMEHLAKYKVPAKIEFLAELPKNATGKILRRSLKNHVLQN
- a CDS encoding competence protein ComK, translating into MKENNQGIIEEYEITPHTLMVSPINYGSKIYSRIVEMEDEFISPFKPMEIIKKSCEFFGSSYEGRKQGTKQLINITHKAPIAIDPTSSIFFFPTTSPLRPQCIWLSHEHVASYDRLDSKHTTITFRNRQTIDIAVSCSSFENQLHRTSFLKTKLIQRIEETKRKSFYLFSDANGAKASEVMSKYIPR
- a CDS encoding HD domain-containing protein; translated protein: MRDVKLLDIFTHPIAQKYLNRSGLAHAIAVAYHAFHLANEYNVDPDIAAKAGLLHDMGHFTWYRNGKWDYDLYKQNDIHPIKGAERAHKLLIRLGENPIKAKTISLAILFHTDSFLPSNDIIRTPLQQVVKWADEKDEEEGGKHHYRKIDFPRAQESIMKLDTLIDEEQRRRLSS
- a CDS encoding DUF3006 domain-containing protein, translating into MVQGIIDRFEGKIAVVEIEGGDMKDFPKSALPKGAKVGDMLIIDGNTITISKEGTKQLRKEIDDLMDELFED